One genomic window of Camelina sativa cultivar DH55 chromosome 5, Cs, whole genome shotgun sequence includes the following:
- the LOC104786837 gene encoding exocyst complex component EXO70A1, with product MMLLFKPSITLGKKSKPRPYQIFSESLLMDSIEAAESLTRKWISPDQSRSSSCSLSSIFSTDNRAEGRRFIEVINSLQYAIQGVVLVNPDSPKLTRAHNLVTIAMKQLEKEFYRVLKSNRRNLDHESVSVRSSPSFNPRKKVSIYSQVPKSEEADVMTDLKMIADCMISSGYENECVKIYKKIRRSIMVEALRNLGFENLSFGKIQKLDWDSMERNIKKWLEATKVVITNLFDGERILCDHVFSPSVSVAESCFTEITLDNALTLFVFPVSVARCKKTVEKIFLTLDVYQTISQLLPQIEEIFSYNSTSSVRLQAADSLNNLGEAINSMVAEFEASITKEASKSLIPGGGVHQLTRYVMNFIVFLADYNECLAGVLTESTLPLPEDYFGNNDEDNKEGGETGTSSSSAPVTTRFAWLILVLLCKIDTKSRIYNDMALSYLFLANNLDYVVSKVRTSNLRVVLGDEWVTNHEGKVTQYLEKYEKIAWGEVITSLSDRDEEMLEEHVAKERLMRFNEAFEETFQKQSEWVVPDSKLRDDLKGSLTKKLTTVATSFYGKYQVENWEDIVRFSPEDLGYYLSDLFLGTGRSCIIVPSLKPSDSGRSLNSESGR from the exons atgatgctACTATTTAAACCGTCTATAACCCTAGGGAAAAAGTCAAAACCACGTCCATACCAAATCTTCTCTGAGTCTCTTTTAATGGATAGTATTGAAGCAGCTGAATCTCTCACCCGAAAATGGATTTCTCCGGATCAATCTCGTTCATCTTCTTGCTCCCTCTCTTCCATTTTCTCCACAGATAATCGCGCCGAAGGAAGAAGATTTATCGAAGTCATCAACAGCTTACAATACGCGATTCAAGGAGTGGTCTTGGTGAATCCTGACTCACCAAAACTCACTCGAGCGCATAATCTTGTAACTATCGCTATGAAACAGTTGGAAAAAGAGTTTTACCGTGTTTTAAAATCGAACCGACGAAATCTTGATCATGAATCCGTCTCCGTTCGATCTTCCCCATCTTTCAACCCGAGGAAAAAAGTTTCTATTTATTCTCAAGTTCCTAAATCCGAAGAAGCTGATGTTATGACGGATTTGAAAATGATCGCTGATTGTATGATATCATCCGGTTACGAAAACGAATGTGTCAagatttacaagaaaataagaagatcAATCATGGTCGAAGCGTTGAGAAACTTAGGGTTTGAGAATCTTAGTTTTGGCAAGATTCAGAAATTGGATTGGGATAGTATGGAGAGGAACATCAAGAAGTGGTTAGAAGCTACGAAAGTTGTCATAACAAATCTCTTCGATGGTGAACGTATCCTATGTGATCACGTGTTCTCGCCATCTGTCTCCGTTGCGGAGTCTTGCTTCACGGAGATTACGTTAGATAACGCTTTAACACTCTTTGTCTTCCCCGTGAGTGTTGCAAGATGTAAAAAAACCGTAGAGAAGATCTTCTTGACTCTCGACGTTTACCAAACGATCTCGCAGCTTCTTCCTCAAATCGAAGagatttttagttataattcgACTTCTTCGGTCCGCTTACAAGCTGCTGATTCTCTCAACAATCTTGGTGAGGCGATTAACTCAATGGTTGCCGAATTCGAAGCTTCCATTACAAAAGAAGCTTCGAAATCGCTAATCCCTGGAGGTGGAGTTCATCAGCTCACAAG GTACGTCATGAATTTTATAGTCTTCCTTGCCGATTATAATGAGTGTCTTGCTGGAGTTCTCACTGAATCGACGTTGCCATTACCGGAAGATTACTTCGGGAACAATGATGAAGACAACAAAGAAGGAGGAGAAACCGgaacttcgtcttcttctgctCCGGTAACGACAAGATTCGCGTGGCTAATCCTCGTCCTGCTTTGTAAAATCGACACAAAATCTCGAATCTACAATGATATGGCTCTATCGTACCTCTTCTTAGCCAACAATCTTGATTACGTGGTCTCCAAGGTACGTACATCGAATCTGAGAGTCGTTTTGGGAGATGAATGGGTGACCAATCACGAAGGTAAAGTTACGCAATACCTAGAAAAATACGAGAAAATAGCTTGGGGAGAAGTGATTACGTCACTTTCCGATCGTGACGAGGAGATGCTCGAAGAACATGTGGCCAAAGAGCGGTTGATGCGATTCAACGAGGCGTTTGAGGAAACGTTTCAGAAGCAGAGCGAGTGGGTTGTACCTGATTCGAAATTGAGAGACGATTTAAAAGGTTCCTTGACGAAGAAGTTAACTACGGTTGCGACGTCGTTTTATGGAAAGTACCAGGTGGAGAATTGGGAGGACATTGTCAGATTTTCCCCTGAAGATTTAGGTTACTACCTTTCTGACCTTTTCTTAGGTACGGGACGATCGTGTATCATCGTTCCTTCCCTTAAACCTTCGGACTCAGGACGTTCGCTTAACTCAGAATCAGGACGTTGA